A single window of Pseudomonas marginalis DNA harbors:
- a CDS encoding OpgC family protein yields the protein MLNGRDPRIDFFRGLALIFIFWDHVPHNPLGQITLRNFGFSDAAEVFVFLAGYASVLAYSKVLQREGYWMACLKILRRAWVLYVVHIFLLAMLMGIVFFANSKVETRDLVQEMGLTHFITNPQQALTDELLLRFKPNLMDPLPLYIVLLAGLPLVLPLLLRHTWLVVAASATVYLLAPWMGWNLRAIADGVWYFNPVTWQFLFILGGAAALQASQARPPEQRPLKRQPLFMAAAVYTVVACVLTLSWRWPEVHDALMPSWLSDLIYPISKTDLSPLRLLHFLALAYVTAKLLPGRGWTQTWWAQQSCRMGRYSLEVFCLGVLLAPLADMLNAQVEDAWPMQVFSALLGLALMAGLAAWLEFNKRLDLALRGEAPALK from the coding sequence ATGCTGAACGGACGCGACCCGCGCATCGATTTTTTTCGGGGCCTGGCGTTGATCTTCATTTTCTGGGATCACGTCCCCCACAACCCCCTCGGCCAGATCACCCTGCGCAACTTCGGCTTCAGCGATGCTGCGGAAGTCTTTGTGTTTCTGGCCGGCTACGCCTCGGTACTGGCCTACAGCAAGGTCTTGCAACGCGAAGGCTACTGGATGGCCTGCCTGAAGATCCTGCGCCGCGCCTGGGTGCTGTACGTGGTGCATATCTTTTTGCTGGCGATGCTGATGGGCATCGTGTTCTTCGCCAACAGCAAGGTGGAAACCCGCGACCTCGTCCAGGAAATGGGCCTGACGCACTTCATCACCAACCCGCAACAAGCCTTGACCGACGAGTTGCTGCTGCGCTTCAAGCCCAACCTGATGGACCCGCTGCCGTTGTATATCGTGCTGCTGGCGGGGTTGCCGCTGGTGTTGCCGCTGCTGCTGCGCCACACCTGGCTGGTGGTGGCCGCGTCGGCGACGGTGTATCTGCTGGCGCCGTGGATGGGCTGGAACCTGCGGGCGATTGCCGACGGCGTGTGGTACTTCAACCCGGTGACCTGGCAGTTCCTGTTTATCCTCGGTGGCGCGGCGGCGCTGCAGGCCAGTCAGGCGCGCCCGCCGGAACAGCGCCCGCTCAAGCGCCAGCCGTTGTTCATGGCGGCGGCGGTGTACACCGTGGTGGCGTGTGTGCTGACCCTGTCATGGCGCTGGCCCGAGGTGCATGACGCGCTGATGCCGTCGTGGCTCAGCGACCTGATCTACCCCATCAGCAAGACCGACCTGTCGCCGCTGCGCCTGCTGCACTTCCTGGCCCTGGCCTATGTCACCGCCAAGCTGTTGCCGGGTCGCGGCTGGACGCAAACCTGGTGGGCGCAACAAAGCTGTCGCATGGGCCGCTACTCCCTGGAGGTGTTCTGCCTCGGCGTGCTGCTGGCGCCGCTGGCGGACATGCTCAACGCCCAGGTCGAGGATGCCTGGCCGATGCAGGTTTTCAGCGCGTTGCTGGGCCTGGCGCTGATGGCCGGGCTGGCGGCGTGGCTGGAGTTCAACAAGCGCCTGGACCTGGCGCTGCGCGGCGAAGCGCCGGCCCTTAAATAG
- a CDS encoding cupin domain-containing protein yields the protein MPLLDFAALAGQLPDSWKSIRLGQVGPARIKVLRMDEQAYEEEVHDYNEGLLVISGHLLLSIADEEIHVETGQMYLVEAGTAHAVLPGSQGTLVIIDA from the coding sequence ATGCCGTTACTGGACTTCGCTGCACTCGCCGGGCAACTGCCTGACAGCTGGAAATCGATACGCCTGGGCCAGGTCGGCCCGGCGCGGATCAAGGTGTTGCGCATGGATGAGCAGGCTTACGAAGAAGAGGTGCACGACTACAACGAAGGGCTACTGGTGATCAGCGGCCATTTGCTCCTGAGCATCGCTGATGAAGAGATCCACGTAGAGACCGGCCAGATGTACCTCGTGGAAGCAGGCACCGCTCATGCCGTACTTCCAGGTAGCCAGGGCACCCTGGTGATCATTGACGCCTAG
- a CDS encoding putative quinol monooxygenase, with product MLKVIAEDFIKPEYLDTVRPWYAELVEKTRQEPLCIAYDLFVDQKDPGHFIFIEQWPDQAALDTHCQTEHFTRLVPQINEHQAKPCKVLLMDAF from the coding sequence GTGTTGAAAGTCATCGCCGAAGATTTCATCAAACCCGAATACCTCGACACCGTACGTCCCTGGTACGCCGAACTGGTGGAAAAAACCCGCCAGGAACCGCTGTGCATCGCCTACGATCTGTTTGTCGATCAGAAAGACCCAGGGCACTTCATTTTCATCGAGCAATGGCCCGACCAGGCCGCGCTCGACACCCATTGCCAGACCGAACACTTCACCCGGCTGGTGCCGCAGATCAATGAGCACCAGGCCAAGCCGTGCAAAGTGCTGCTGATGGATGCGTTCTGA
- a CDS encoding FMN-binding glutamate synthase family protein, with the protein MSLSLLSRYAFFAVCVIFTLASLPFIQHEWLWPITLVTGVLSLIGIFDLLQSPHAVRRNYPILGNIRYLVEAIRPEIRQYLLESDSDALPFSRSQRSLVYSRAKNETADKPFGTLIDVYQLGFEFIGHSMRPAPLSDPSAFRVMVGGPQCTQPYSASVFNISAMSFGSLSANAIRALNQGAKLGNFAHDTGEGSISPYHRENGGDLTWELGSGYFGCRTSDDRFDPERFAAQAQNPQVRMIEIKMSQGAKPGHGGILPKHKVTQEIAETRGILMGEDCISPSRHSAFSTPIELMQFIAQLRELSGGKPVGFKFCLGHPWEFMGIAKAMLETGILPDFIVVDGKEGGTGAAPVEFTDHIGVPLREGLLFVHNTLVGLNLRDKIKLGASGKIVSAFDIASVLAIGADWANSARGFMFAIGCIQSQSCHTNKCPTGVATQDPLRQRALVVPDKAQRVFNFHRNTLKALAEMLAAAGLDHPSQLSAKHLVRRMSATEIKLFSQLHVFLKPGELLTGEVNGEFYSRMWQMARADSFEPHEVAAA; encoded by the coding sequence ATGAGCCTGTCCTTGCTAAGCCGCTACGCCTTCTTTGCCGTGTGCGTCATTTTCACCCTCGCCAGCCTGCCCTTTATCCAACACGAATGGCTGTGGCCCATCACCCTGGTCACCGGCGTGTTGAGCCTGATCGGTATTTTCGACCTGTTGCAAAGCCCCCACGCGGTGCGCCGCAACTACCCGATCCTGGGCAATATCCGTTATCTGGTGGAAGCTATCCGCCCGGAAATCCGCCAGTACCTGCTGGAGTCCGACAGCGACGCCCTGCCCTTCTCGCGCTCGCAACGATCCCTGGTGTACTCGCGAGCCAAGAACGAAACCGCCGACAAACCCTTCGGCACCCTGATCGATGTGTACCAGCTGGGTTTCGAATTTATCGGCCACTCCATGCGCCCCGCGCCCCTGAGCGACCCCAGCGCCTTTCGCGTGATGGTCGGCGGCCCGCAATGCACCCAGCCGTATTCGGCGTCGGTGTTCAATATCTCAGCGATGAGCTTTGGCTCGTTGAGCGCCAATGCGATCCGCGCGCTCAACCAAGGCGCCAAGCTTGGCAATTTTGCCCATGACACCGGCGAAGGCAGCATCAGCCCCTATCACCGCGAAAACGGCGGCGACCTGACCTGGGAATTGGGCAGCGGCTACTTCGGCTGCCGCACCAGCGACGACCGCTTCGACCCGGAGCGCTTCGCCGCGCAGGCGCAGAACCCGCAGGTGCGCATGATCGAAATCAAGATGAGCCAGGGCGCCAAACCCGGCCACGGCGGCATCCTGCCCAAGCACAAGGTGACTCAAGAGATCGCCGAAACCCGCGGCATCCTGATGGGCGAAGACTGCATCTCACCGTCACGTCACAGCGCGTTCTCTACCCCCATCGAGTTGATGCAATTCATCGCCCAATTGCGTGAACTGTCCGGCGGCAAGCCGGTGGGCTTCAAGTTCTGCCTGGGCCACCCGTGGGAGTTCATGGGCATTGCCAAGGCCATGCTCGAAACCGGCATCCTCCCGGACTTTATCGTCGTCGACGGCAAGGAAGGCGGCACCGGCGCCGCGCCCGTGGAGTTCACCGACCATATCGGCGTGCCGCTGCGCGAAGGCCTGCTGTTCGTGCACAACACCCTGGTAGGCCTGAACCTGCGCGACAAGATCAAGCTGGGGGCCAGTGGCAAGATCGTCAGCGCCTTCGATATCGCCAGCGTGTTGGCCATTGGCGCCGACTGGGCCAACTCGGCGCGGGGGTTTATGTTTGCCATTGGCTGCATTCAATCGCAGTCGTGCCACACCAATAAGTGCCCGACCGGCGTCGCCACCCAGGACCCGTTGCGCCAACGTGCCCTGGTGGTACCGGACAAGGCCCAGCGGGTGTTCAACTTCCACCGCAACACCCTCAAGGCCCTGGCCGAAATGCTCGCGGCGGCAGGCCTGGATCATCCGTCGCAGCTGTCGGCCAAGCATCTGGTACGACGCATGTCGGCCACCGAGATCAAGCTGTTCTCGCAGTTGCATGTGTTCCTCAAGCCTGGCGAGTTGCTCACCGGCGAAGTGAATGGCGAGTTCTATTCGCGCATGTGGCAGATGGCGCGGGCGGACAGTTTTGAGCCCCATGAAGTCGCCGCTGCTTAA